In Kitasatospora sp. NBC_00240, the following are encoded in one genomic region:
- a CDS encoding DinB family protein, protein MTESDPKVVLRLYLQFARDALLWKLEGLSEYDIRRPLTPTGTNLLGLVKHATGVELGYFGATFGRPAAGPLPSASNAAEPNADMWATADESRAQIIEGYRRAWEHADTTFDALELDAVGQVPWWPPGQDDVTLFHALVRVIGDTHRHAGHADIVRELIDGSAGMSRTNIGLASDDPAWWEKYRDQLEQVAKEADRGL, encoded by the coding sequence ATGACTGAGTCCGATCCCAAGGTTGTCCTCCGCCTCTACCTGCAGTTCGCCCGCGATGCCCTGTTGTGGAAGCTCGAAGGTCTCTCGGAGTACGACATCCGGCGGCCGCTGACACCGACCGGCACCAACCTCCTCGGCCTGGTCAAGCACGCGACCGGGGTGGAACTCGGTTACTTCGGTGCCACGTTCGGACGTCCGGCCGCCGGGCCCCTGCCCTCGGCGTCGAATGCCGCCGAGCCCAACGCGGACATGTGGGCCACCGCCGACGAGTCGCGGGCGCAGATCATCGAGGGGTACCGCCGGGCGTGGGAGCACGCGGACACGACCTTCGACGCCCTGGAGCTGGACGCGGTCGGCCAGGTCCCCTGGTGGCCGCCCGGGCAGGACGACGTGACCCTGTTCCACGCCCTGGTCCGGGTGATCGGCGACACCCACCGGCACGCCGGCCATGCCGACATCGTGCGTGAACTCATCGACGGCTCCGCCGGGATGAGCAGGACCAACATCGGCCTGGCGTCCGACGACCCGGCCTGGTGGGAGAAATACCGGGACCAGTTGGAGCAGGTGGCCAAGGAGGCCGACCGGGGCCTGTAG
- a CDS encoding transposase: protein MGTELNRKTGKVTIKTIYAVTSLTADRATPAQLAALIRGHWTIEALHHIRDVTFAEDASQLRTGNAPRTMATWRNLAIGALRLAGVRNIATALRHNAREPRRPLALLGLT from the coding sequence ATTGGAACGGAACTGAACCGCAAGACCGGCAAGGTCACCATCAAGACGATCTACGCGGTCACCAGCCTGACCGCTGACCGGGCCACCCCCGCCCAGCTCGCCGCCCTCATCCGCGGCCACTGGACCATCGAAGCCCTCCACCACATCCGTGACGTCACCTTCGCCGAGGACGCCTCCCAGCTCCGCACCGGCAACGCCCCCCGAACCATGGCCACCTGGCGCAACCTCGCCATCGGCGCCCTCCGACTCGCAGGAGTCCGCAACATCGCCACCGCCCTCCGACACAACGCGAGAGAACCGAGGCGACCGCTTGCCCTCCTCGGGCTCACATGA
- a CDS encoding glycosyl hydrolase family 28-related protein, protein MDIVIVRAAQPIKAGQVVRTTGSSVTPTPPAVKPITVTVPAVEELHTIPFFGVALEPAKRAGDDVKVQIGGAFSGRLGRGKFGAVGVNSSGQIVRAADEIDKCVSAPNWIGDCDESGTVTVRPRRDTRLSVLYFGAMGNNKDDDTGAIQSALDCAMRLGTTHGKVVYLPPGDYRITKPIVVRHHCILEGAGGTGLGVTENTRILADVKTGDFNLSTATGIGPVAGETVYCAIALVGSWTSGPPAPDPSNDRADYAVLRQFTLKSDPDQGMEFMTIHSWAAPLFRVTRRTTVTDSTTVITKLHSSPCTSAATAKGMPRRCSRAGISL, encoded by the coding sequence ATGGACATCGTAATTGTGCGAGCCGCACAACCGATCAAGGCTGGCCAGGTGGTCCGCACCACAGGATCATCGGTCACCCCCACTCCCCCTGCTGTCAAACCGATCACCGTAACTGTCCCTGCTGTCGAGGAGTTACATACCATTCCGTTCTTTGGGGTTGCGCTGGAGCCGGCAAAAAGGGCTGGAGATGACGTCAAAGTCCAAATAGGCGGTGCTTTCAGCGGCCGCCTGGGCCGCGGTAAGTTCGGCGCGGTTGGCGTCAACAGTTCGGGACAGATCGTCCGCGCTGCGGATGAAATTGACAAATGCGTGAGCGCTCCGAACTGGATTGGCGACTGCGATGAATCGGGCACGGTGACAGTCCGGCCCCGCCGCGACACGCGGCTGAGCGTGCTCTACTTCGGAGCGATGGGAAACAACAAAGACGACGACACAGGCGCGATCCAAAGCGCCCTCGACTGCGCGATGCGACTCGGCACTACTCATGGCAAAGTCGTCTACCTTCCTCCGGGAGACTACCGGATTACGAAGCCTATTGTCGTCAGGCACCATTGCATTCTGGAGGGAGCTGGGGGAACTGGTCTTGGTGTCACTGAAAATACTCGCATACTCGCCGATGTGAAAACAGGAGATTTCAACCTGTCTACTGCGACCGGTATCGGTCCAGTTGCAGGAGAGACTGTTTATTGTGCGATTGCCCTGGTGGGATCTTGGACCTCCGGACCGCCTGCTCCAGATCCCTCGAATGATCGTGCAGACTATGCTGTGCTTCGCCAGTTCACCCTCAAGTCGGATCCCGACCAAGGGATGGAATTCATGACAATTCATTCTTGGGCTGCACCTTTGTTTCGTGTCACGCGGCGCACAACCGTCACCGACAGTACAACTGTGATCACGAAGCTCCACAGTTCGCCGTGTACATCGGCTGCTACGGCGAAGGGGATGCCCCGTCGGTGTTCAAGGGCGGGAATATCGCTGTAG